Proteins encoded in a region of the Magallana gigas chromosome 8, xbMagGiga1.1, whole genome shotgun sequence genome:
- the LOC105339282 gene encoding limbin isoform X3 — MWLWYLTLLSLLVVSCRSYSVTDLTEIYQTQLSNNADNYTYNYNLHTFADNTSINYASVNTSSYLHTYVERGGFVLDFTHWQDNSSGTPSNVTTLPLLKVTQRWEVNSATASPDTILVSMTISNPGSVTANNVTVTFDLTGGLRLDISSIVKNTSSDITHTQSNVKFQWYSSSIAALEERFLSFVAVPSGTNGGNLEAGHNVYTSQLYFASTVLTSVAGPIDLDMCVYGIRNVQKSIFYEQGFTALMFFIAFALGIGLVIGAVCLFLMIKRKRAVQSKSFTQTNLRISTRGKTILMDDGDVNKTGHTITDFSNIREDDSIVEVLVVKDKLKRFRELDNLDIVCTVSTDTDIETQRADASLKATAMLIRGLIFNRDISPQVYDAADKNMKQRRLLLDGNLDTEFQRQNKKLRKKLAAKNKAKLSRTLQRQREEKKKLVSEIADLGDNERKQLLDMMDQEHQTELNEEEFLLKLEQDEETENLRKEFAVRRRMGMKELQQDQLEEVMTQGHLVGEKADWLLEEHRKVQAQMEKMYDEEVARQRILLEEKLEKRKALAKLEEQQEDDGSDVLNTMASHQIELINKAKAKKVGGLTPDEASELIAKAKEDMISLKERLDKDRQKQEMALAKRLGDMKRKKLNQMKSQQKSELDKVMKSMETQTDEPIDPLLFVETKLKLEAKHREEINQEENEIDEDHAEQLRHLNDELTDHAKDELSRAERNLVKRIGEINTVSPDQYEKLLSEHEADVMRLQAQQKRELEKQKANLNAKLAKSRRDWEQRKEQEKAEQEEIRKREDEVVKKLISGQMSMSEEERDRIMKEHEKQMVKVENSLTLNKLRQKRMLEERLAAKRALQMDKLEKKQSVEYEKKMRQIEHNGEESDPENQQEKLELMKLQFSQKMAVLQGQKLNIDDELENVKIEMLKERVIALKEQEEKLGAMVAALQVAKAREMALIEEQQAAINNLKSNLIDELSERGILSDPECQKVLDRHKQEQENLNKKLESQKSKQEKELRKRLKEKIEQKEEIMSRAHKREIEELLATSKNKTALKMKQALLAHKHMMEMEKFRNNLDRQIAQTLEDVRLQFEMRRAKETQQEELRFIAGLVRVGSFDQQELIDVLHILYPQKTDTEIQAVMKEIYDPNFQQAPKDVPPLSRRDSSLTERVRSNQSQELSRRASLSSRFEDSNRGKAKKKSSFKKSRRQSDLDSDSFSRPLPNIPKKKKLQKLDENSESDNEYSYLSKRPEPIGEVVEARRLEDFDETLPASGLPSKLPPLEAKAPKKGRKKKKKVLQKLAHVDSDGEV; from the exons ATGTGGCTATGGTACCTGACCCTCCTCTCTCTGTTGGTGGTGTCCTGTCGGAGTTACTCTGTCACAGACCTAACAGAAATCTATCAGACCCAGCTCTCAAATAACGCGGATAATTATACCTATAACTACAAT CTGCACACCTTTGCTGATAACACATCCATCAACTATGCTTCTGTGAACACATCCTCCTACCTACACACGTATGTGGAGAGAGGTGGATTTGTGCTGGATTTCACTCACTGGCAGGATAATTCATCCGGAACACCATCCAATGTGACAACCCTACCTCTACTGAAGGTTACACAGCGATGGGAG GTGAACAGTGCCACAGCATCTCCAGACACAATCCTGGTATCTATGACAATCAGTAACCCTGGCTCCGTGACAGCGAATAATGTGACcgtgacctttgacctgaccgGTGGACTGAGACTGGACATTTCCAGCATAGTAAAGAATACGAGCTCTGAcatcacacacacacagagtAATGTCAAGTTCCAGTGGTATAGCAGCAGCATAGCGG CCTTAGAAGAGAGGTTCCTGTCGTTTGTGGCGGTGCCCTCGGGGACGAATGGGGGTAACCTGGAGGCAGGACACAATGTGTACACCAGCCAGCTCTACTTTGCTTCTACA gtTTTAACTTCTGTAGCTGGGCCTATTGACCTTGACATGTGTGTTTATGGGATTCGAAATGTACAGAAAAGT ATATTTTATGAGCAAGGCTTCACTGCCCTCATGTTCTTCATTGCGTTTGCCCTGGGCATCGGTCTTGTCATCGGAGCTGTCTGTTTATTTCTGATGATAAAAAGAAAGCGTGCCGTGCAAAGCAAGAGTTTTACTCAG ACTAATCTAAGGATATCAACACGTGGTAAGACCATCTTGATGGACGATGGAGATGTGAACAAGACGGGACACACTATTACAGACTTCAG TAACATAAGAGAAGACGATTCTATCGTGGAGGTTTTGGTCGTCAAGGACAAACTAAAACGTTTCCGGGAACTAGACAA TTTGGACATAGTGTGTACTGTGTCGACGGACACAGATATTGAGACCCAGAGGGCGGACGCCTCCCTAAAGGCCACAGCCATGCTGATCAGGGGACTCATCTTCAACCGAGACATCAGTCCACAAGTCTACGATGCCGCCGACAAAAACATGAAACAGCGACGGCTTCTCCTGGATGGTAACCTTGATACTGAGTTCCAGAGGCAGAATAAAAAACTACGAAAGAAGCTGGCCGCCAAAAACAAG GCCAAATTATCCAGAACTTTGCAGAGGCAGAGGGAAGAAAAGAAGAAACTTGTCAGTGAAATAGCAGACCTAGGAGATAAT GAGAGGAAGCAGCTTCTGGACATGATGGACCAGGAACACCAGACGGAGCTCAACGAGGAGGAGTTCCTACTGAAACTGGAGCAGGATGAGGAGACAGAGAACCTCAGGAAG GAGTTTGCAGTGAGGAGAAGGATGGGGATGAAGGAGCTCCAACAGGATCAGTTGGAGGAAGTGATGACACAGGGCCACCTGGTGGGCGAGAaagctgattggctgctggagGAACACCGGAAGGTTCAGGCTCAGATGGAGAAGATGTACGACGAGGAAGTGGCCAGACAGAGGATCCTCCTGGAGGAAAAGTTGGAGAAACGGAAGGCCCTGGCCAAGCTAGAG gAACAACAAGAGGATGATGGGAGTGATGTGTTGAACACAATGGCCAGTCACCAGATAGAGCTTATCAACAAAGCCAAGGCCAAGAA GGTTGGGGGACTAACTCCGGACGAGGCATCTGAGCTGATTGCAAAAGCCAAGGAAGACATGATTAGTCTGAAGGAGCGCCTAGACAAAGACAGGCAGAAACAGGAAATGGCGCTGGCAAAGAGGCTCGGCGACATGAAGCGAAAGAAACTCAACCAGATG AAATCCCAACAGAAGTCTGAGCTGGATAAAGTGATGAAGAGCATGGAGACACAGACAGACGAACccatag aCCCTCTGCTGTTTGTTGAGACAAAGCTAAAGCTCGAAGCAAAGCACCGTGAGGAGATCAACCAAGAGGAGAATGAGATAGACGAGGACCATGCTGAGCAGCTGAGACATCTCAACGATGAGCTCACCGACCATGCCAAAGACGAGCTCTCTCGAGCCGAGCGCAACCTGGTCAAACGGATTGGTGAAATCA ATACTGTTTCGCCAGACCAGTATGAAAAACTACTGAGTGAGCATGAAGCAGACGTGATGCGTCTACAGGCTCAGCAGAAGAGGGAGCTCGAGAAACAGAAGGCCAACCTCAAT GCAAAGCTTGCCAAGTCCAGACGGGACTGGGAGCAGAGGAAGGAGCAAGAGAAAGCGGAACAGGAGGAGATCCGGAAACGGGAGGACGAAGTTGTCAA GAAGTTGATAAGTGGTCAGATGTCCATGTCTGAGGAAGAGAGAGACCGAATCATGAAGGAACACGAGAAACAAATGGTCAAAGTGGAGAACAG CCTGACGCTGAACAAGCTAAGACAGAAGAGGATGTTAGAGGAGCGACTGGCGGCCAAGCGAGCGTTACAGATGGACAAACTTGAGAAGAAGCAGAGCGTGGAGTACGAG AAAAAGATGCGACAGATCGAGCACAACGGCGAGGAGTCTGACCCCGAGAACCAGCAGGAGAAGTTAGAGCTGATGAAGCTTCAGTTCAGTCAGAAAATGGCCGTCCTCCAGGGGCAGAAACTCAACATCGACGACGAACTCGAGAAT gttaaAATTGAGATGTTGAAGGAGAGAGTGATCGCTTTGAAGGAACAAGAAGAGAAGCTAGGGGCCATGGTGGCAGCACTACAGGTGGCCAAGGCCAGAGAG ATGGCGCTGATAGAAGAGCAGCAGGCAGCCATTAACAATCTGAAGTCCAATCTGATAGATGAACTCAGTGAGCGCGGAATTCTGTCCGACCCCGAGTGTCAGAAAGTACTGGACAGACACAAACAG GAACAAGAAAACTTAAACAAGAAACTTGAGAGTCAGAAGAGCAAGCAAGAGAAG GAATTGAGAAAGAGGCTAAAGGAGAAGATTGAGCAGAAGGAGGAGATCATGAGCCGCGCTCACAAACGAGAGATCGAGGAGCTGCTCGCCACCTCAAAGAACAAGACCGCGCTCAAGATGAAGCAGGCGCTGCTCGCCCACAAACACATGATGGAGATGGAGAAGTTCCG AAACAACCTGGACAGACAGATAGCCCAGACCCTGGAGGATGTCCGGCTACAGTTTGAGATGCGACGAGCCAAGGAAACCCAACAGGAG GAGCTGAGGTTTATCGCGGGGCTGGTTCGCGTCGGCTCCTTCGACCAACAGGAGCTCATCGATGTCCTACATATTCTGTACCCACAAAAAACAGACACTGAAATCCAGGCCGTGATGAAGGAAATCTATGATCCCAACTTCCAACAAGCTCCCAAAGATGTGCC TCCGTTGTCACGTAGAGACAGCTCACTGACTGAGCGAGTCCGCAGCAACCAGAGTCAGGAACTCTCCAGGCGAGCCTCTCTTTCATCCAG GTTTGAGGATAGCAATAG GGGGAAAGCGAAGAAAAAATCATCTTTCAAGAAATCTCGCAGACAGTCCGACCTAGACTCGGATTCATTTTCGCGACCTTTACCTAACATCCCTAAAAAGAAGAAATTACAAAAACTAGATGAAAACAGCGAATCAGATAATGAATATTCGTACCTATCTAAGAGGCCTGAGCCGATAGGAGAAGTAGTGGAGGCGAGAAGGCTCGAAGATTTCGACGAGACTCTCCCCGCTTCCGGTCTTCCATCAAAACTACCTCCGCTGGAAGCCAAGGCACCCAAGAAGGGcagaaagaagaagaagaaagtcTTACAAAAGCTAGCTCATGTAGACTCTGATGGTGAAGTTTAG